GATGAGCGGAATGAGAGAGAAGTTTCTCCTGGCCGTCGCCATCCTCTGTTTCTCCATCGCCCTGTCCATCGCTGGTGCCGTTGCAGCGGAGATGCCCGTCGCCCAGCCGACCGGCCCAGCCGCGACCGCGCGGCTGTCCCTGGATGAAGCGCTCGCGCTGTTTCTTCGCCAAAATCTCGACTTGATCATTGCCAAGTACGGAATCGATTACGCGCAAGGCCAGGCGATCACGGCCCGGCTGTTCCCCAACCCGGTGCTCTCCGTCGGCGCCGTGGGATCCTGGACGCAGGGCCGGACGTTGTCCCGCAGCGGACAGGTCTATCCGCAGGTCCAGCAGCTCTTCGAGATGGCGGGGAAACGCGGCTACCGCATTGAAAGCGCCGCCTACGGCATTCAAGGCGCCGAGGCGGCCTTCGAGGACGCCATCCGCCAGTTGAGCTTCACGCTCAAGGAAACCTACTATCGGGTCCAGCTCGGGCTGAGGCGCCTGAACCTGGCCGAGGAGAATCGCGACCGGTTCGCGCGCATTCTCGAAATCAACACGGTTCGCTTCAAGAAGGGATTCATCGCCGAGGTCGATCTCATCCGCATCCGCCTGCAGGTCGTGGACTTCCAGTCGCAGGTCATCACGGCCTTGCAGGACACCGAGTCGGCGAGGGCGGATTTGCGGGTGCTGCTCCAACTGCCCGCGACGACGAAATTGGAATTGACGACGGACATGGAGTACCGGCGGATCGATCCCGATGTGCGGGCGATGCAGCAACTGGCGCTGGACGGCCGGCCGGATATCCGCGTCAAGCGGATCGCGCGCGCGCAACGATCCGCCGATTTGAAGTTGGCGCAGGCCTACCGGTATCCCGACGTGACCATCGGCGGAGGGTACGCCTTGCAAGGGCCTCAAGGCCCGGATAATCCGCAGCAGCTCGGCCTCAGCGTCGGGGTTCCGCTCCCGCTGTTCAACCGCAACCAGGGCGGGATCGCGCAGGGCGAGGTCAATGTGCAGGTTGCGGAGGCCGATCTCAGAAAGACGCTGGTCGAGGTCGAGAACCAGGTCGATATCGCGCACCGGAACCTGATCCAGAGCCGCAATCTAGTGGAGGCCTACCAGAAGGGCGTCCTGGAGGATGCGCGCCAAACCTTGACGATCGTGGAACGGGCCTACGAGCGCGGCGGGGCGACGATTCTGGAACTGCTGGACGCCGCGCGGACCGCCCGCTCGATTCAGTTGAACTATCTGGAGTCGCTGTTCAATTACCAGCGGAACGTCTTTCAATTGGAAAGCGCCGTCGGCCGGGAGATTTCGACATGAAAGCCGTGTGGTTCTGCGTGGCTCTCGCGGGCGCCGCCGCCCTGGGCGCTTGCAGTGGAAACGACAGCCCGGCGGTGGCGCCGCCGGCGTCGCCGCGGGCCGCCTCGGCGCCGCAGCCGGAGGCGCCTGATCTCAGGAAACGCATCGAGATCGCCGAGGTGGGCTATACCACGTCGCATCCCGCCCTTGTGTTGTCCGGCAAGGTCGCCTACGGCGAGGACCGCTATTCGAGGATCTCCTCGCCGCTGCAAGGCCGCATCCTCGAAGTTCGAGCCAGGCTGGGAGACTACGTCAAGCCGGGCGATGTGCTGCTGGTCATCGACAGCCCGGAGATCACGGCCGTCTATTCGGACTATGTGAAGGAGGCCAGTGAGCTGGAGTATGCGACGCGGGCCTATGAGCTGGCCAAGGACCTCTATGAGACCAAGGCCCTGCCGCAGAAGGATCTGAAGCAGGCCGAGAACGATCTGATCAAGGCCCGGGCGGAGTTTCGCCGGGCGAAGGAACGGCTGTTGTCGCTGCGTGTGCCGGCCGCGGAGTTGGAGAAGCCGCTCGCGCAGCAGCGCATCACATCGCGGTTTGAGTTAAAGAGCCCGCTGGCCGGCACCGTCGTGGACCGCGCGGTCACACCGGGCCAATCCGTCGGAGGGGACCCGGATCAGGTGCTTTTCACGGTCGCCGATCTCAGCAAGCTCCAGGTGATCGCCGATGTGTACGAACGGGACCTCTCCCTGGTTAAGGTCAGCCAGGTGGCGCGCGTGAACGTGGAAGCCTATCCGGGCGAGGACTTCCCCGCCGTCGTGGCGGCGATCGGCGACACGGTCGATCCCAGCAGCCGCACGATCAAGGTGCGCGCCTGGGTGAACAACGAGGACCACAAGCTGAAGCCCGAGATGTTCGCGCGTCTCAACATCGACGTCGCCGACGCCCAGGTGTTCCTGACGATTCCGCGAGAGGCGGTGATCGAAGTGGACGGCAAACACTATGTCTATCTGGTCACCGGCGACACCGGCTACCAGCGCCACGAGGTGAAGGTCGCGAACGTCTCCGGAGATCAGGTGCGCGTGCTGGAGGGACTTTCCCAAGGCCAGCGCATCGTCGTCAAAGGGGCCGTCTTGATCAAGGGCCAGGAACTCA
The DNA window shown above is from Nitrospira tepida and carries:
- a CDS encoding TolC family protein produces the protein MREKFLLAVAILCFSIALSIAGAVAAEMPVAQPTGPAATARLSLDEALALFLRQNLDLIIAKYGIDYAQGQAITARLFPNPVLSVGAVGSWTQGRTLSRSGQVYPQVQQLFEMAGKRGYRIESAAYGIQGAEAAFEDAIRQLSFTLKETYYRVQLGLRRLNLAEENRDRFARILEINTVRFKKGFIAEVDLIRIRLQVVDFQSQVITALQDTESARADLRVLLQLPATTKLELTTDMEYRRIDPDVRAMQQLALDGRPDIRVKRIARAQRSADLKLAQAYRYPDVTIGGGYALQGPQGPDNPQQLGLSVGVPLPLFNRNQGGIAQGEVNVQVAEADLRKTLVEVENQVDIAHRNLIQSRNLVEAYQKGVLEDARQTLTIVERAYERGGATILELLDAARTARSIQLNYLESLFNYQRNVFQLESAVGREIST
- a CDS encoding efflux RND transporter periplasmic adaptor subunit yields the protein MKAVWFCVALAGAAALGACSGNDSPAVAPPASPRAASAPQPEAPDLRKRIEIAEVGYTTSHPALVLSGKVAYGEDRYSRISSPLQGRILEVRARLGDYVKPGDVLLVIDSPEITAVYSDYVKEASELEYATRAYELAKDLYETKALPQKDLKQAENDLIKARAEFRRAKERLLSLRVPAAELEKPLAQQRITSRFELKSPLAGTVVDRAVTPGQSVGGDPDQVLFTVADLSKLQVIADVYERDLSLVKVSQVARVNVEAYPGEDFPAVVAAIGDTVDPSSRTIKVRAWVNNEDHKLKPEMFARLNIDVADAQVFLTIPREAVIEVDGKHYVYLVTGDTGYQRHEVKVANVSGDQVRVLEGLSQGQRIVVKGAVLIKGQELKG